A window of Planifilum fulgidum genomic DNA:
TCGGATCGTGGCCCAAGTCCAATATTACGGAACGGGTCGGCGCAAGGAGTCGGTCGCCCGCGTGCGGCTGGTTCCCGGGGATGGCCGGATCGTTGTCAACGGCCGTGACCTGGACGATTATTTCGGCATGGAAACCCTGAAGGCGATCGTGCGCCAGCCGTTGGTGTTGACGGATACGGTGAACCGCTACGATGTGCTGGTGAATGTGCGCGGAGGCGGATTCACCGGTCAAGCGGGAGCCATCCGCCATGGAATCGCCCGGGCGCTGTTGAAGGTGGATCCGGAACTGCGTCCGACCCTGAAGCGGGCCGGTTTCTTGACCCGCGACCCGCGGATGAAAGAGCGGAAAAAGTACGGTCTCAAAAAGGCCCGTCGCGCTCCCCAATTCTCCAAACGGTAATTTGGACACAAAAAATCCCCGCAAGCCTGCGGGGATTTTTGTCTTTTGACGGAGGTCCGCCTTGCACCCGTGCGGGCGGGGAGCGCCGGGAGGTCACGGCACTTTCTCCGGCGTGATATGAAGTGTTCTGATTGAGCGCGCGGAAACGTCTCCTCTGAGATCTGTCCAACTCAAGTGGGCGGGAAGTGCGATGTGTCGTCGAAGGGCCCTGCTGCATGGAGAGGAGCGAACAATCGCGCCACCTTCATTTTTCCCGCTTATTTTATCCGGACGGCGGTCCCCGTTGCAATGCACATGATCATGCCGTCCCGGATCGTTTCAAAATCCAGATCCACTCCGATCACCGCATTGCCGCCCATGGCTCGCGCCTCCTGAGCCATCTCCCTGAGGGCGATCTCCTTCGCGTCGTTCAACTTGCTTTCGTAAGCGCCGCTTCGGCCGCCGATGACATCGGTGATTCCCGCCAGAAAATCGCGGACCACATTGGCCCCCATGATCGCCTGACCGCTGGCAACCCCGAGATATTCCACGATTTCTTTTCCCTGGAGGGTGTTGGTGGTGGTGATGAGCACGGAAATCCTCCTTCCTTGATAAAACATCCCTTATTTCAATATATCTCAAAACAGGCCGTTTCAACATGGTTTTGCCGATTGCCCGCCTTGGCCAACGGGTCGAAGTATGACGCCCGCGCCGCTTCGGAAAGACTATTCTACAAAATGGGGAAGAAACGGGGCGGTGCAGGTGGCGAAGATCATCTCCCTGGAATCGAGAAGGGCGGAGCACGCGAAGCGGTTGCGGCAGCGGGCCCTTGCCGGCTTTCCCTGGAACGAATTGATGGAATACACCCGGGTGATCTTGAATCCCGTCACCGCCCGACTGCCCGTGAACAAGCGGTGGATGATCGAGGAAAGCGTGTATCGGCTCGCCTATGAGTCCTTCCTGCTGGGGATTCAGGCGAGCCGGAAAATCTACCGGGAAATGGGGGGCGGGGCGGAGAAATCCCAGTGGAAGGAAAGGGTGGAAAGGGATTTCCTCGCCGAGGGGGACCGCTTGATCAGCCAGACGGCCCACGACTTTCAGCTGTTTCAAGTCCTGGACGAATGGCTCAGCCAATCGGTGATCGTCGTGATGGAGGATCTGATGCCCCGCTGGCTGATCCGCGGCGTGGAGTACGGCCTCCTGCTCCGGAAACAGCGAAGGATCTGAATCGCCGCCATGCCGGGGCGGGTTTTCCCACATAAAGGGGCGACTCGTCCCATATACATGGGATCAGAACCCTGTCAGACAAGGACGGCGATGACAAATGAGCTGGGATGCGCTCAAGGAGCATCGATGGAGGCTGTTGTGTGCGGGAGCCGTCGCCGCCGCGCTCGTGGCTTTGCTCTTATTGTCGTTTTTCCGGGAGTGGAGCCGGACCGTCTGGCACATGCCCTTGGCCGGCCGGGTGATCGTTCTCGACCCCGGCCACGGGGGGGTGGACGGAGGTGCCGTCAGTAAATCCGGCGTGGTGGAAAAGGAAGTGACCCTGAAAATCGCCCTGCATCTCCGGGATTACCTTCAGGAGGCGGGCGCGCTGGTGATCATGACCCGGGAGAAGGACACCGATTTGGCGGACAGCTCCGTCCGGGGCCTGAGCCGGCGCAAAACCCAGGACCTCATGCGGCGGGTGCGGATCGTCAAGGAGAGCGGCGCGGATGCCCTGATCAGCATTCACCTCAACGCGATTCCCTCTCCCCGCTGGAAGGGGGCGCAAACCTTTTACCATCCCGGAAACGAAGAAAACAAAAAATTGGCTTCATTCATACAGGCGGAACTGATCCGCACCTTGGAAAACACCAAACGGCTTCCCAAGCAGAGCGGGGACATTTTTATCCTGAAGGCCTCACCGGTGCCTGCGGCCATGGTGGAGGTGGGATTTTTGTCCAATCCGGAGGAGGCGGCCCGGCTGGGTGACGAGAAGTATCAGAAGAAGCTGGCCGCGGCGATATATTTCGGAATTCTGCGGTTTTACAGCGAGGAGAAGATTCCTCCGGAAATGAACGCCGGATAGTATGATATAATAAACAGAAAGCACTGAAATGATGATGGGGTGTTCCCGATGCTCACGCAGGAAAAGATTTTGGATGCCCTCAGGGGAGTGAAGGATCCGGAGCTGGGCATGAGCCTGGTGGAGCTCGGCATGATTCGCAACATCCGGATCGACGGCTCCCGGGTGTCTTTGGACGTCATTTTGACCATACAGGGTTGTCCGCTCAAGGTGAAGATTCAGGAAGACGTGGAGAAGGCGATCCGTGCCCTGGGCGCGGAGGAGGTAAATATCCGCTTCGGTTCGATGACGGATGAGGAGCGCGCCGCTCTGTCGGCCAGACTGCGGCAGCAGCGCGCGGGGGCAGGTTCCGCGCCCAAACCCGGCGCTCCCCTCTCGCCGCTGTTGGCCGAGGATTCCAAAACCCAGTTTATCGCCATCGCCAGCGGCAAGGGTGGGGTCGGCAAGTCCACCGTCACCGTCAATCTGGCGGTCGCGATGGCCCGGGAAGGGAAAAAAGTGGGAATCATCGATGCCGATATCTACGGTTTCAGCGTGCCCGACATGATGGGAATCGAGCAGGGTCCCGTCGTGATCGACAAGACGATTCTGCCCGTCGAGCGGTTCGGGGTGAAGGTGATGTCGATGGCCTTCTTCGTCCGGGACAACGCTCCGGTGATCTGGCGGGGTCCGATGCTGGGCAAAATGCTTCGCAACTTCTTCACCGAAGTTCATTGGGACGAGCTCGACTACATGCTTCTCGACCTGCCCCCGGGAACCGGTGATGTGGCGCTGGATGTGCACCAGCTGATTCCCCAGAGCAAGGAGATCATCGTCACCACCCCCCACGCCACGGCCGCGTTCGTCGCCGCCCGGGCGGGGAACATGGCTCTGCACACCAAACACGAGATCCTGGGCGTGGTGGAAAACATGTCCTGGTATGCCTGCTCCGCCTGCGGAAAGAAGGATTACGTCTTCGGCCGCGGCGGCGGCGAAAAGCTGGCCAAGGAACTGGGAACGGAGCTGCTCGCCCAGATTCCCCTGGGCGCTCCGGACAACGACATCAACGATCCCGATTTCTCTCCCTCCGTTTATGCTCCCGATACGGAGACGGGGCGAATTTATGCCGAGTTGGCCCGCAGGATCATTCAAAAGACCCCTGCAGAGGTCAAAAACTGAAAAGGTTCCCATACGAAAAGCCGGCGGAACATCGGGCTCCGCCGGCTTTTTCTTTCCCGGTCGATTCAAAAGGGCATCTCATCCTTGGAGATTTCGATCGGTTTTCCGTCGTTTTCCTCCATCGGATCGGGAATCCGGGAGGTGGCCACTTCCTTCTTGGGAATCATCACTTCCTGCCAGGGTTTGAGCAGTCCGAGCTGAGTGAGGATCGTTTCCGCCCCGCAGTGCTCACAATAGCGGGCATCCCCCGGATTGATGCGGCCGCACCAGTGGTCTGCGCCGATGCGCTCGTCAAACCGGGACTGGTTGGTGCATTCGTTGAACAGGTAGATCCCGCACATCTTGCAATACTTGGCGTCCTCGGAAAAATTCCGGTTTCCGCAACGGGGGCAATAGAGGAACCGTCCCCTTTCGTCCGTTTCGACGTAGGCGTGCTTTTGATTCATCGGTCTTCCCTCCGGATTTCGTTTTATCGTTCCCAGCAGGCCGTAATACCCGTCGGGACTGGCACAGTGGGCCACCGGTTTCAGGTAGTCCGCGAACTGCCGCCTCATCCACTCCTCCGCCGCCCGACAGGTTTCGTCGTATCCGTTCAGGGCTTGTTCCCTCTCTTCCGCCACCGCATCGGGGATCTCGCACATGAAGGCGATCAACTCCCGTCGGGTGGCACCGGCCGCCCGCAGCAGGGGCAAGGGGGCGAGCACCTCCGCCGCAAACCGTTCCGCTTCCAGGACTTGACGGGGGGAACGCTTCGGGGGGACCCCGTCTTTCGCCGGTGCGGCTGCGTGTCCGAGCCGGATATGTCCCAGTTCGCGCAGGACGGTCCAGCGGAGAACCTCCCCGGAACGCAGCCCGTCATCCAGGACGATGGTGAACGTTTCCTTTTCCCGGTGAACGAGAAGGAACGCGCCGCGCCCCTCTTCCATCGATCGCGGGTCGAAATGGGCGCTTTTGGCGATCCGGCGGGCGGAAATGATCCGGACTCCCAATCGTTCGGCGAGGAGAAAGGGATCGACGGGCAACCAGCGGATATCCGTTTCGCGGATCAGTTGCCAGGCGTTGTCCCGGATGGTCCCGATGCGGTCTTTTTCCATCGTTTCCATGGGGCTTGCACACTCCCTCTTCTCCTCCATTGTACACGCTGTCGCTCGGGTCGGAAAAGTTGGGGGCGCGCTTCTTCCGCATCCGTCGATGGATGCCCGGCGGGCGCGGACTTCACCGACTCCGGAGTCGGCGCGGCGGACCGAGGGGGCAAGTCTCCCTTCCGAGGTCGGAAGCAGGAGGCGGTCGAATTTGTGCCGCTTCCGGAAAGACGGGAGCGGGAGAAGCGGGCAATCCGGAGGGGGAAAGTCAGCTGCGGGCAAGAGAGCGGGGAGTACATAGGAAGGGGTGGTCCTGCTGACGGAAGCCGGATGAAAGAAGCGAGGCCCGTCGGGAGGCGAAGTTTGCGTCAAAACGGCCCCGCAAAAAAAGGACTCCCGGATCGGAGTCCTTTTGCGCCCTTTCTCAGGCGCTGTTGGTTCCTCCCTGCTGTTCTTGTTCGCCGCCGTCCTGGGATCCGCCCTTTTTCTTTTTCTGTTCCGCTTTTTTTACCGCCTCCTCCAGGAGCTTCTCGAATTTCTTCTGGAAAGACGGGGTTTCCAGGGCGTCTTCCATCACCTTGGTCATCTCTTTGCGGTATTGACGGCTTTTCATCAGGTGGAGGAGGTTTTCCTCAAATTCCGGATCCCGCAGGACATCCAGCAGAAGTTTTTGGTACTCGGGGTCCTTCATCAGCTGCTTCATCAGCTTTTCCTGTTCCTTGCGGGTCACTTCGGCCAGGTTTTTGGCCACTTCCCTCTTTTTGAGGATCTCTTCCAGTTGCTTTTTCGTCTTCGGATCCTGCATCGTTTTGGCGACGGCCTTCTCCACATCCTTGTCGGCGATGACTACTTCCCGCTTGAATTCCGGGTCCTTCATCATTTCCCGGATAGCCTTTTTCCCTTCGTTGGTCTCAAGGACGTCCACGACCATTTCCTTTATCTGCTGGTAATCCGGCCCCTGGCTTTCGGGTCGTTGGGCCGGACTGCTGCATGCGGTGGCAAGAATGAGGATCATTGCGGAGAATAAAAGGTGTCGCATGGGAAGCCCCCGTTTCTTTATGAACTGAAGCGTTTTTAAACGGTTCGGGATGCAACCTCTACCCTTAATATGGGGCGGAGGGGGGCGGTTTATGCCGCACGTGTTGGCGTTGCGACAAGGGGTTTGGTACAATCAAAGGGACGGAATGTGATGGGAGAGACCGAAAATGACGATACGGAATTGGCTTTTTTTGTTTGTCACCACCCTGGCCCTGGGGGGCGTCGCGGCGCTTTTGATCGGCTTTTTACTGGAACTTTTCATGGGGGAAATGGGACTCGACCTGTCTCAGCGGCTGCTCGCCGGTCTGCTTTTCGGCGCGGTGGCGCAGATGGGCTTTTTTGCCTACCTGATCTTCAATTGGGTCGCCTCCGGATTTTTCCGGAAGGATTTCTGGTTTCATGCCGTCCAGGTGTTGCTTCTCCTCCTGGTGCTGGGTGAGGTGGTCGTTTTCGGGTACCTGGCCGATGCCGAGGGGAGGATTCTGGTGCCCGAGGCCCTTGTCGGATTTATCACCCTGGCCGCCGGATTGCTGGTGGCCTTCTGGAAAATGAAACTGACGAACGGTCGGGGGTTCGTGCCGGCCCTCTTCTTCATGGTGGTGGCGACGCTGCTCGAATCCGGCACCGCCCTCAAACAGGACTCCCTGATGATGATGCTGTACACGGTGTTGACGATCCTGGTCTGCAATGCATGGCAGATCCTGTGGATCCACCGCCTGGTGGCTCCTCCGAAGGCCGAGGGCGGAAAGGGCCGGAAGAAAAAGGGCGTGGCTGCTCCGGCGGCGGCCGGCTCCAAAAAATAGAACAGCCGAATCCGCTGATGGAAAGTCAGGGGTTCGGCATCGGATGAAGCGTTTTTCGCGCGTCATTCGATCGGATCGGTTTTCACTTTGGTCCCGGCGATCAACTCGGAGACCGTCACGAATTCATATCCCTTGTCCCGGAGCTTGTCGATGATTTCCGGCAGCGCTTCATGGGTTTGGCGGCAGGAATCGCTGGCGTGCATCAGGATGATGTCGCCGGGATGGGCTTTGCTGACGACGCGCTGAACGATTTTGTCTGTGCCGGGATTCATCCAGTCGAGGGAATCGGTGTCCCACTGGATGGTGGTGTATCCCAGGCTGTCGGCGATGCGGAGCACCCGTTTGTCGAAGTCTCCGTTGGGGAAGCGGATCAGATTGGGCTTTTTGCCCGTCAGCTTGGTCAGGATGTGATCCGCCTTGGAGATCTGCTCCCGGATTTTCTCCTCGCTGTAGGTGCTGTAATTGTCGTGCCGGTGGCCGTGACTGCCGATTTCATAGTTCATGTCGACGATCCGTTTGACGATGTCCGGGTGGCTCTCCGCCCAGGGGGAGGAAAGGAAGAAGGTGGCCTTCTTGACCCCTTTCTGTTCCAGCACATCGAGGATGGGGCCGGCCCGCTCCTCTCCCCAGCTGATGTCAAAGGTGAGCGCCAACTGCTTTTTGTCGGTTTCCACGCTGTAGATCGCTTCAGGACCTGTTTCCACGGGGAGAAAGACCTGGATGTTTTTCTTTTCGGCATAGAAGATGCCTGCCGCAAAGAACACCGCAACGACCAACACGGCGATCCGTTTGATCTTTTGGCCGGATAAAACCCAGAAAAAGTTCATCCCTCCACCTCCGACGCCTATTCGGTATGGGGGGTTGTACCCTGTCCCATACTATGTGTATGCCGCCGGAGGGGGGTTATTCCATCGCGGCAGAGAAAGGGGAGGAACTGGTGGGACGAATTGCCCGAGCCCTTTATGATGAGCGGAAATTGATCGGCGGCGCGGCACTGATCCTCATTGCCGGCATGTTGATCGGGTATTTTAATGCGGAGGAGATCGACCAAGCCTTTCGCCAGTCGGGCATGTACGGCGCTCTGGAACAGATGGTCAGGCGCATTCACGCCAA
This region includes:
- a CDS encoding YbjQ family protein, which produces MLITTTNTLQGKEIVEYLGVASGQAIMGANVVRDFLAGITDVIGGRSGAYESKLNDAKEIALREMAQEARAMGGNAVIGVDLDFETIRDGMIMCIATGTAVRIK
- the pdaB gene encoding polysaccharide deacetylase family sporulation protein PdaB, with protein sequence MNFFWVLSGQKIKRIAVLVVAVFFAAGIFYAEKKNIQVFLPVETGPEAIYSVETDKKQLALTFDISWGEERAGPILDVLEQKGVKKATFFLSSPWAESHPDIVKRIVDMNYEIGSHGHRHDNYSTYSEEKIREQISKADHILTKLTGKKPNLIRFPNGDFDKRVLRIADSLGYTTIQWDTDSLDWMNPGTDKIVQRVVSKAHPGDIILMHASDSCRQTHEALPEIIDKLRDKGYEFVTVSELIAGTKVKTDPIE
- the cwlD gene encoding N-acetylmuramoyl-L-alanine amidase CwlD, whose protein sequence is MSWDALKEHRWRLLCAGAVAAALVALLLLSFFREWSRTVWHMPLAGRVIVLDPGHGGVDGGAVSKSGVVEKEVTLKIALHLRDYLQEAGALVIMTREKDTDLADSSVRGLSRRKTQDLMRRVRIVKESGADALISIHLNAIPSPRWKGAQTFYHPGNEENKKLASFIQAELIRTLENTKRLPKQSGDIFILKASPVPAAMVEVGFLSNPEEAARLGDEKYQKKLAAAIYFGILRFYSEEKIPPEMNAG
- the rpsI gene encoding 30S ribosomal protein S9, producing the protein MAQVQYYGTGRRKESVARVRLVPGDGRIVVNGRDLDDYFGMETLKAIVRQPLVLTDTVNRYDVLVNVRGGGFTGQAGAIRHGIARALLKVDPELRPTLKRAGFLTRDPRMKERKKYGLKKARRAPQFSKR
- the gerD gene encoding spore germination lipoprotein GerD, with product MRHLLFSAMILILATACSSPAQRPESQGPDYQQIKEMVVDVLETNEGKKAIREMMKDPEFKREVVIADKDVEKAVAKTMQDPKTKKQLEEILKKREVAKNLAEVTRKEQEKLMKQLMKDPEYQKLLLDVLRDPEFEENLLHLMKSRQYRKEMTKVMEDALETPSFQKKFEKLLEEAVKKAEQKKKKGGSQDGGEQEQQGGTNSA
- a CDS encoding ImmA/IrrE family metallo-endopeptidase — protein: METMEKDRIGTIRDNAWQLIRETDIRWLPVDPFLLAERLGVRIISARRIAKSAHFDPRSMEEGRGAFLLVHREKETFTIVLDDGLRSGEVLRWTVLRELGHIRLGHAAAPAKDGVPPKRSPRQVLEAERFAAEVLAPLPLLRAAGATRRELIAFMCEIPDAVAEEREQALNGYDETCRAAEEWMRRQFADYLKPVAHCASPDGYYGLLGTIKRNPEGRPMNQKHAYVETDERGRFLYCPRCGNRNFSEDAKYCKMCGIYLFNECTNQSRFDERIGADHWCGRINPGDARYCEHCGAETILTQLGLLKPWQEVMIPKKEVATSRIPDPMEENDGKPIEISKDEMPF
- a CDS encoding KinB-signaling pathway activation protein, with the translated sequence MTIRNWLFLFVTTLALGGVAALLIGFLLELFMGEMGLDLSQRLLAGLLFGAVAQMGFFAYLIFNWVASGFFRKDFWFHAVQVLLLLLVLGEVVVFGYLADAEGRILVPEALVGFITLAAGLLVAFWKMKLTNGRGFVPALFFMVVATLLESGTALKQDSLMMMLYTVLTILVCNAWQILWIHRLVAPPKAEGGKGRKKKGVAAPAAAGSKK
- a CDS encoding P-loop NTPase, giving the protein MLTQEKILDALRGVKDPELGMSLVELGMIRNIRIDGSRVSLDVILTIQGCPLKVKIQEDVEKAIRALGAEEVNIRFGSMTDEERAALSARLRQQRAGAGSAPKPGAPLSPLLAEDSKTQFIAIASGKGGVGKSTVTVNLAVAMAREGKKVGIIDADIYGFSVPDMMGIEQGPVVIDKTILPVERFGVKVMSMAFFVRDNAPVIWRGPMLGKMLRNFFTEVHWDELDYMLLDLPPGTGDVALDVHQLIPQSKEIIVTTPHATAAFVAARAGNMALHTKHEILGVVENMSWYACSACGKKDYVFGRGGGEKLAKELGTELLAQIPLGAPDNDINDPDFSPSVYAPDTETGRIYAELARRIIQKTPAEVKN